A genomic window from Nicotiana sylvestris chromosome 11, ASM39365v2, whole genome shotgun sequence includes:
- the LOC138880758 gene encoding uncharacterized protein codes for MNVINKRFDLDESKFAGSSTKNNYQHQGENNQQFQFNAGDQLHGSTSNTATISPEHFQPHVDLYPDFQEAAEAYKAAEVSAEHLQGNIEEEPVIDEVAEAQQADLHLSTEGEVPQSLIHGVTVTEVVPEGIDKKVVPEGIENKGLTLDDFELPENLSQLVMYGEPIRDESTPVHPGRTRQPGKHARSPFTSLYSSGGSTSVGPKFFYLKHPFTSVIGENVDPELTERFTNWLYIRSDKISRRRKCYFSKKDNQIKPWLDFGCEKIDKKDWFYDLAHPGQVINNTHIDVIMYYLRKRGKYGPNNNTRFTTTDCLFKTKIERIYDKFISSPPEQRYSVVKPEDDVGEYILGYRILANVAWDLVDYVLIPVNLVENFHWLLLVFDIKDRQLYVYDSMVRANRHKTVETLVDKFSIIIPLYLSCTGFYGKRKDINFKSTKAYIEKPVTDPLDIQWMVAEIPQQKEGSVDCGVFVAAFAEYVSLGDLAIPKEDLSDIDQHRRRYGALLWDYATKKQEDGSISESEVTGRLARRKGAPAKNERTRVQRKKK; via the exons CTACAATTTCTCCAGAACATTTTCAACCACATGTTGACTTATATCCTGACTTCCAAGAAGCAGCTGAGGCATATAAAGCAG CTGAAGTTTCAGCAGAACATCTACAAGGAAATATTGAGGAAGAACCAGTAATTGATGAAGTAGCTGAGGCACAACAAGCAG ATCTACACTTATCTACAGAAGGTGAAGTTCCACAGTCGCTAATTCACGGTGTGACTGTGACTGAAGTTGTTCCTGAAGGCATTGATAAAAAAGTTGTTCCTGAAGGCATTGAAAACAAAGGTTTGACATTGGATGACTTTGAGCTGCCAGAAAACTTATCACAGTTGGTCATGTATGGCGAGCCCATACGAGATGAATCAACCCCTGTTCATCCCGGTAGAACCAGGCAACCGGGAAAACATGCACGATCACCTTTCACATCTTTGTATAGTTCTGGAGGCAGCACATCTGTTGGACCTAAATTTTTTTATCTCAAGCACCCCTTCACAAGTGTCATAGGTGAAAATGTAGATCCTGAATTGACAGAAAGGTTCACCAACTGGTTATACATTCGTAGTGATAAAATATCTAGGAG GAGGAAATGTTACTTTTCCAAGAAggataaccaaatcaagccttggttggattttggttgtGAAAAGATTGATAAGAAGGACTGGTTTTATGACCTTGCTCACCCCGGACAAGTCATCAATAACACA CACATTGATGTTATTATGTATTATCTGCGAAAAAGAGGCAAATATGGCCCCAACAATAATACTAGGTTCACAACCACGGATTGCTTGTTCAAGACAAAGATTGAAAGAATCTATGACAAGTTCATAAGTTCTCCACCGGAACAAAGGTATTCGGTTGTTAAACCCGAGGATGATGTTGGAGAATATATTCTTGGGTACAGAATTCTTGCTAATGTTGCCTGGGATCTTGTTGACTATGTGCTCATACCTGTGAACCTTGTAGAGAACTTCCATTGGTTGTTGCTAGTTTTTGACATAAAGGACAGACAACTTTATGTTTATGATTCCATGGTGAGAGCAAACCGTCATAAAACAGTTGAGACATTGGTTGACAAGTTTTCAATCATTATCCCTCTGTATTTGTCATGCACTGGTTTCTATGGTAAACGTAAAGACATTAACTTCAAGAGCACAAAGGCATACATCGAGAAACCAGTTACGGACCCTCTCGACATACAATGGATGGTTGCTGAGATTCCACAACAAAAGGAAGGCTCAGT cgattgtggtgtatttgtggCTGCATTTGCGGAGTATGTTAGCCTTGGAGATTTGGCAATCCCAAAGGAAGATCTTTCTGATATTGACCAACACCGTAGACGCTATGGAGCTCTACTGTGGGACTATGCaacaaagaagcaagaagatgGGTCAATCAGTGAGAGTGAGGTTACTGGCAGGCTAGCAAGGAGGAAGGGTGCTCCGGCAAAAAACGAGAGGACTAGAGTGCAACGAAAGAAGAAATAG